From a single Pieris rapae chromosome 17, ilPieRapa1.1, whole genome shotgun sequence genomic region:
- the LOC110993638 gene encoding achaete-scute complex protein T3, whose protein sequence is MPMATLHAYQNLGVNQKLSQLQNSAQRRLAPAPDAGRCKKKTYLQQTYPAPPASVARRNARERNRVKQVNNGFAALRQHIPSAVSAALAGGRGSSRKLSKVDTLRLAVEYIKSLKKLLDDSDEGCTETQMSLGLNTSGPQTPPSSEESLSPAPSLISESSASANCHETYDSYEPMSPEDEELLDVISWWQQQ, encoded by the coding sequence ATGCCGATGGCGACGTTACACGCCTACCAAAATCTCGGTGTTAATCAGAAACTTTCTCAGCTTCAAAACTCGGCGCAAAGACGACTCGCCCCAGCACCAGACGCGGGAAGATGTAAGAAGAAAACCTATCTTCAACAAACATACCCTGCTCCACCTGCCTCAGTAGCGCGGCGCAACGCAAGAGAACGGAATAGGGTTAAGCAAGTTAACAATGGATTTGCAGCACTTCGTCAACACATACCATCAGCTGTTTCGGCAGCCCTGGCTGGCGGCAGAGGATCTTCCCGTAAACTGAGCAAAGTTGACACCCTTCGGCTTGCAGttgaatacattaaaagcTTGAAAAAGTTACTGGACGATAGCGACGAAGGCTGCACGGAAACGCAAATGAGCCTAGGATTAAATACTAGTGGCCCGCAGACACCACCTTCCTCTGAAGAGTCTCTGTCTCCCGCACCATCCCTAATATCAGAAAGTTCAGCTAGTGCTAATTGTCATGAGACCTATGATTCCTACGAACCCATGAGCCCCGAAGATGAAGAGCTTCTTGATGTTATATCGTGGTGGCAACAACAGTGA